CCGGCTTCGGTCGGCAGGAACTTGGGCACGATGAACAGCGAGATGCCCTTGGTGCCGGCCGGCGCGCCCGGAAGGCGCGCCAGCACCAGATGGACGATGTTCTCCGCCATGTCGTGCTCGCCCGAGGAGATGAAGATCTTGGTGCCCGAGATCGCGTAGCTGCCGTCGCCATTGGGCTCGGCCTTGCTGCGCAGCATGCCCAGGTCGGTGCCGCAATGCGGTTCGGTGAGACACATGGTGCCGGTCCATTCGCCCGAAACCAGCTTGGCCAGATAGGTTTTCTTCTGTTCCGGCGTGCCGTGCTCGTGCAGGCATTCGTAGGCGCCATGCGACAGGCCGGGATACATGGTCCAGGCCTGATTGCTCGAATTGAGCATTTCGTAGAAGGCGTTGTTGACCACGATCGGCAGGCCCTGGCCACCGTATTCCGGATCGCAGGCCAGCGCCGGCCAGCCCGCCTCGACGTACTGGGCGTAGGCTTCCTTGAAACCGGTCGGCGTCTTGACCACGCCGTCACCCTCATAGGTGCAGCCTTCCTGATCGCCGACCTGATTCAGCGGCAGCAGCACGTCGGTGCAGAACTTGCCGCCTTCTTCGAGGATCGCATTGATCGTGTCGCCGTCCATATCCGCATGCGGCGGCATGGACTTGAGGATTTCTTCGACGCCCAGTAACTCATGAAGCACGAACTGCATGTCGCGCAGCGGCGCACTGTAATTGGCCATGTGGCTCTCCAGATCTCAAATGAAAAGTGGGCGGAAAGCCGTGGCGAAGCGCACGACCCCCTGAATTTTGAGACCGTACTGTAGCGTATGTTGCGTCGCAACCAAAGACCTGCGCGAACGAATCCCGTCAGAGTCGCGCGCGCTCCATTGGCGGCTCAGTGTTTGGTAAACACGGCGCCATACGACGCTCGCGGACGCTCTATTCGATCGAGCCCGGGATGCGCGGTACGGTCGATTCCACCTCGCCACACTGCGCACGGTGGCGCATGAGGTGATCGATCAACACCAGAGCGAGCATCGCCTCGACGATCGGCACCGCGCGGATGCCGACACAGGGGTCGTGGCGGCCGGTGGTGCGCATGTCCACCGCCTGCCCGTCCTGATCGATCGAACGGCCCGGCGTGGTGATGCTGGAGGTGGGTTTGATCGCCACACGACACACCAGATCCTGGCCGGTGCTGATGCCGCCGGCGGTGCCGCCGGAATGGTTGGAGGCAAAGCCTTGCGGCGTCATTTCGTCACGATGCTCGGTGCCGCGCATGCCGGCCACCGCCATGCCGTCTCCGATCTCGACACCCTTGACCGCGTTGATGCTCATCAGCGCGTGCGCGATGTCCGCATCCAGGCGATCGAATACCGGTTCACCCAAACCCGGCGGCAAGCCCCTGGCCTGAACCTCGACGCAGGCACCGACGGAATCGCCTTCGCTGCGCATGCGATCGATCAGCGCTTCAAGTTCCGCGACGCGCGAAGGATCGGCCACGAAGAACGGATTGCTGTTGACCGCTGCCCAATCCACAGTGTCTAGCCGCAGCGGCCCGATTTGCGTGACGCAGGCGCGGATTTCGATGCCGACGCGGTCGCGCAGGTATTTGCGTGCGACCGCGCCGGCGGCAACCCGCACCGCGGTCTCGCGCGCGGACGAGCGCCCGCCGCCCCGATGGTCACGCAGACCGTACTTCTGCATGTAGGCGTAGTCGGCGTGATTGGGCCGGAAGGTCTGCTTGATCCTGTCGTAGTCGTAGCTGCGCTGATCGGTGTTTTCGATCAGCAGCGTGATCGGCGTGCCGGTGCTGCGCCCTTCGAACACGCCCGACAGTATCCGCACGGTGTCGGATTCCTTGCGCTGGGTCACGTACTTGGAGGTGCCGGGTTTGCGGCGATCCAGTTCGGGTTGGATGTCGGCCTCGGACAGCTCCAGCCCCGGCGGGCAGCCATCCACGACACAACCGATCGCCGGGCCGTGCGATTCCCCGAAACTGGTGACGCAGAACAGCTTGCCAAAGGTGTTACCGGACATCGTAGTTCCCAGATTGCAGTGCGGCGCTCAGCGGCGCTCCAGCCAGTCGGCGAGTTCCTCGCGCCCGATCACGAACACGCCATCACCACCACGCTCGAACTCCGGCCAGTACGCCGGCAGATCCACGAAGCGCGCTTCGAATTCGGCCCGCGAACCGCCGATTTCGCAAATCAGCGTGCCACCTTCGCTCAAGTGGCGCGGGCTGTCGGTGAGAATGCGCTCGACCAGTTCCATGCCATCGTCGCCGGCATCCAGCGCGAGGCGCGGTTCGTGTTGATATTCCCGTGCCAGCGCCTGCCATTCGGCCGTGGGCACGTAGGGCGGATTGCTCACGATCAAGTCGTAACGTCGCCGACCGAGCTTGTCGAACAGGTCGGACTTCACCGCGCGCACCCGGCCGTCCATACCGTGGCGGCGGATATTGCTGCGCGCTACCTTGAGCGCGCCGGCGTCGATGTCAGCGGCGTCGACCTGTGCCTGCGGCAAGGCGAACGCCGCGGCGATGGCGATGCAGGCGCTGCCCGTACACAGGTCGAGCACACGCGCCGGCGGAACGCTGATCCAGGGCTCGAACCCGGCTTCGATCAACTCGGCGATCGGTGAACGCGGAATCAGCACGCGTTCGTCGACGAAGAACGGCAGGCCGCAGAACAGCGCCTCGCCGATCAGGTAGGGCGCTGGCTGACGCGTTTCGATACGCCGATCCAGCAGATCGAGGACAGCAGTACGTTCGCTGCCGGTAAGGCGGGCATCCGCGTAGGCTGGCGGCAGGTCATGACGAAGATGCAGGGCGTGCAGGACCAGTTGCAGCGACTCGTCCAGGGGATTGTCGGTACCGTGGCCGAAGACCAGTCCGCAACGCGCGAATTCGCTCGCGCCCCAGCGCACGAAATCCTTGATGCTCAGCAGAGCGTCGGTATCGCCGGACGCATTCATAGGCTCAGATAGGGTTGAAAACCGGGGGCACGGAGGCAGTCTGCTAGTCTAGCAATTTCCCGATATCCCCATTGTGAGGCGACCGCAACGCGCGCCTCTCCGGAGTCCTGTGATCGATGAATGCTCGCAGTGTCTTTGTACTGGCCGGCTTTGTCGCCGTGTTTGTCGGTGCGTGGATATTCGTGCTGGCCTCGAGCCAGGACACGCAGGACTTGCAAGTCGCGACGATGCTGGACACACCGCGCGCGGTGCCCGAATTCGAACTGATCGACGATGCAGGCGCCGCCTTCACGCGTGACCGCCTGCTTGGCCAATGGACGTTGTTGTTCGCCGGTTTCACGCACTGCGCCGACGTCTGCCCGAACACCCTGGCGATGCTCGACCAGGTCAAGGATCGTCTGGCGCAGTCCAGTCCCGGCGATTCGTTTCAGACCGTATTTCTGTCGGTCGATCCGGAACGCGATCAACCGGCGGCCCTGGCCGAATACGTGGGCTACTTCGATCCCGAATTTGTGGGCGCAACCGGCCCCAAGGCGCAGCTCGACCGGCTGTGTTCCGGTCTCGGGCTGTACTACGCAAAATCCCCCGGTGCGAGCGAGGACAGCTACACGATGGACCATACCGCTGCGATCGTGGTGATCGACCCGCAGGCGCGCACCCGCGCCTATTTCGTCGTCCCGAGAAACCCGCAGGCCATGGCCGCGGATCTCGCCAAGATGATGTCCGCCTGAGGTTGCCATGCAACAGGATCTGCAATCCGCGTCCCTGAGCGACCGCCTGCTGGCTTGGCCTCAACTGCTATTGCCGACGCGCTGGCTGTCCAGTCTGATGTGCGCGCTGACGCGCTGGCGCTGGAAGCCGTTCAAGAACGCCTTCATCCGGATCTTCATGCGCATGTACCGCATCGATCTGGACGAGGCACTGATACGCGAAGCCACCGCGTTCGAAAGCTTCAATGCCTTCTTTACGCGTGCCCTGCTGCCGGAATCGCGCCCCATCGATGCGAACCCGTCGAGCGTGGTATCGCCGGTCGACGGTTGCATCTCCCAGCTCGGGGTGATCAGCCAGCGCAGCATCCTGCAGGCCAAGGGCATCAGCTACACGGTGGACGATCTGCTGGCCGGGCTCGGCGATGCACGCGCCCTGGACAACGGCACCTTCTGCACGATCTATCTGGCGCCGAACAACTATCATCGCATCCACATGCCGATGGACGGCCTGCTGCACGAGTGGAACTATGTGCCGGGGCGCCTGTTCAGCGTCAACCCGGCAACCGCGCGCACCCTGCCCGGCCTGTTTGCACGCAACGAACGAGTCGGCACCTGGTTCGACACCCCGGCCGGCCCGTTTGTGATGATCCTGGTCGGTGCCCTGTTCGTCGGCTCCATGGAAACCGTCTGGGCCGGACAGATTTCACCACCGCATCGACGCGACGGCGGCTCGCGTCATCGCCCGAGCCCGGCCGTGGCGCTGACCCGCGGTCAGGAAATGGGACGCTTCAACATGGGCTCGACCGTGATTCTGCTGGGCGCACCCGGACTGCTGTCGCTCGACCCCACCAAGGCGGCCGGCGAGGCACTGCGCATGGGTCAGGCGATCGGTTCGCTGCGGCCCCGGTCCGGCTGAACAAGCCGCCGGCTTGTGCAACCAAACGGGGCCGCAAAGGTCCAAGAGGCGTACACTGGATCCAGGTCAACTTTCCCCGAACCATGCGTCAAAAGCTTGTTTCTGCCGTGCTGATCAGCCTGCTCGCAGCACAGTCCGTCACGGCTGCCGTGCCTACGGACCTGAACCTGCCGCAGATGGGCGAGCCTGCCGATCTGTCGATGACGCCCACCGAAGAGCGCGAGATCGGGCGCGATGTCGTCGCCCAGCTCTATTCGGCCGGTTACATCCTCGATGACGCCGAACTGACCGACTACATGTCCGGCATCGGCTGGACGCTGGCCACCTATGCCGACAACAAGCCCGAAAGCTTCCAGTTTTTCGTGGTGAAGGACCCCAGCATCAATGCGTTCGCGCTGCCGGGCGGCTATATCGGTTTCAATGCCGGCCTGCTGATCGCGTCACGCAACGAAAGCGAGGTCGCCGGCGTGATGGGCCACGAAATGGCGCACGTCACCCAGCGCCATATCGCACGCACGATCGAAGGCACCAAGGTCAGCAACATGGCGACGATGGCGGCGATGCTGGCCGGCATCATCGCTGGCGCCGCCTCGGGCAATGGTGATCTGATCATCGGTTCGCTCGGCGCCGGCAGCGCCCTGAGCTACCAGAACCAGGTGAACTTCACCCGCGCCCACGAAATGGAGGCCGACCGCGTCGGCATCCGCACGATGGCCGAAGCCGGCTTCGATCCGGAAGGCATGGCAAGCTTCTTTCAGCGGCTCGAACAGCAATCCCGCCTCTACGGCAGCGGCGTACCCGAAATCCTGCGCACCCATCCGGTCAACACCACGCGTATCGCCGAAGCCGAGTCACGCGCGCGCGACTACCCGGTGCGGTCCTACCATCAGTCCACCGAATTTCCGCTGATGCAGGCGCGGGCCACCGTGCTCAGTGCCAGCCGTGCCAGCCAGGCCCGCGAGCTCTATCTGCGGAAGATGGACGCGGGCGACGAAACCGTTGCCACCCGCTACGGCGCCGCGCTGGCGCTGTCAGAACTCAGCGAGAACGAGCGGGCGATGCAGGTTCTGGAGCCGGCGCTCGAAAAGATGCCGCGGAACACGCATCTGCGCTTGCTTGAGGCCCATCTGCAACTCGAAACCAAGCAGGGCGACCGCGCGCTGGCGACGCTCGAAGACGTGATGGAGCATCAGCCCCGCTCGGCGCCGGCGATCTTCGCCTACGCCGAAGCACTGATTACGCTCGACCGTCCGAACGAGGCGCGGCA
This is a stretch of genomic DNA from Gammaproteobacteria bacterium. It encodes these proteins:
- a CDS encoding M48 family metalloprotease; the encoded protein is MRQKLVSAVLISLLAAQSVTAAVPTDLNLPQMGEPADLSMTPTEEREIGRDVVAQLYSAGYILDDAELTDYMSGIGWTLATYADNKPESFQFFVVKDPSINAFALPGGYIGFNAGLLIASRNESEVAGVMGHEMAHVTQRHIARTIEGTKVSNMATMAAMLAGIIAGAASGNGDLIIGSLGAGSALSYQNQVNFTRAHEMEADRVGIRTMAEAGFDPEGMASFFQRLEQQSRLYGSGVPEILRTHPVNTTRIAEAESRARDYPVRSYHQSTEFPLMQARATVLSASRASQARELYLRKMDAGDETVATRYGAALALSELSENERAMQVLEPALEKMPRNTHLRLLEAHLQLETKQGDRALATLEDVMEHQPRSAPAIFAYAEALITLDRPNEARQFLLDRGPLLEGRPDMHRLLADAAEATNNTSELAFQNASYRFERGDARGAIQQIDAGLRIAGLEDNERARLAAFRSEVRSALPKNWRPSDNRR
- the asd gene encoding archaetidylserine decarboxylase (Phosphatidylserine decarboxylase is synthesized as a single chain precursor. Generation of the pyruvoyl active site from a Ser is coupled to cleavage of a Gly-Ser bond between the larger (beta) and smaller (alpha chains). It is an integral membrane protein.) encodes the protein MQQDLQSASLSDRLLAWPQLLLPTRWLSSLMCALTRWRWKPFKNAFIRIFMRMYRIDLDEALIREATAFESFNAFFTRALLPESRPIDANPSSVVSPVDGCISQLGVISQRSILQAKGISYTVDDLLAGLGDARALDNGTFCTIYLAPNNYHRIHMPMDGLLHEWNYVPGRLFSVNPATARTLPGLFARNERVGTWFDTPAGPFVMILVGALFVGSMETVWAGQISPPHRRDGGSRHRPSPAVALTRGQEMGRFNMGSTVILLGAPGLLSLDPTKAAGEALRMGQAIGSLRPRSG
- a CDS encoding SCO family protein, with translation MNARSVFVLAGFVAVFVGAWIFVLASSQDTQDLQVATMLDTPRAVPEFELIDDAGAAFTRDRLLGQWTLLFAGFTHCADVCPNTLAMLDQVKDRLAQSSPGDSFQTVFLSVDPERDQPAALAEYVGYFDPEFVGATGPKAQLDRLCSGLGLYYAKSPGASEDSYTMDHTAAIVVIDPQARTRAYFVVPRNPQAMAADLAKMMSA
- the aroC gene encoding chorismate synthase, with translation MSGNTFGKLFCVTSFGESHGPAIGCVVDGCPPGLELSEADIQPELDRRKPGTSKYVTQRKESDTVRILSGVFEGRSTGTPITLLIENTDQRSYDYDRIKQTFRPNHADYAYMQKYGLRDHRGGGRSSARETAVRVAAGAVARKYLRDRVGIEIRACVTQIGPLRLDTVDWAAVNSNPFFVADPSRVAELEALIDRMRSEGDSVGACVEVQARGLPPGLGEPVFDRLDADIAHALMSINAVKGVEIGDGMAVAGMRGTEHRDEMTPQGFASNHSGGTAGGISTGQDLVCRVAIKPTSSITTPGRSIDQDGQAVDMRTTGRHDPCVGIRAVPIVEAMLALVLIDHLMRHRAQCGEVESTVPRIPGSIE
- the prmB gene encoding 50S ribosomal protein L3 N(5)-glutamine methyltransferase, with translation MNASGDTDALLSIKDFVRWGASEFARCGLVFGHGTDNPLDESLQLVLHALHLRHDLPPAYADARLTGSERTAVLDLLDRRIETRQPAPYLIGEALFCGLPFFVDERVLIPRSPIAELIEAGFEPWISVPPARVLDLCTGSACIAIAAAFALPQAQVDAADIDAGALKVARSNIRRHGMDGRVRAVKSDLFDKLGRRRYDLIVSNPPYVPTAEWQALAREYQHEPRLALDAGDDGMELVERILTDSPRHLSEGGTLICEIGGSRAEFEARFVDLPAYWPEFERGGDGVFVIGREELADWLERR